The genomic segment TCTTTGCTATCAGCATAGCGTCTTTTTGTACTTTCTTTGACAAGATAGCGACGCACACCGATACCCGCAGACCAACAGCAGGTGTTATATTGTACGCCAGCATATTGTTCAACGGGTTTATTTAGAGCCATATCGTGATAATAACGTCCTACAACAGCCCATTTGTCGCCAAGTTCCCAAGCCACAGTACTTCCTAATTGTTGAATATCTTGGTTGTAGCGGTTAGCGCTTGATGTTAAGTTTTGGTCAATATAATCCTTAGTACTTCCTAATTGTTGAATATCTTGGTCGTAGCGGTTAGCGCTTAAGTTTTGGTCAATATAATCCTTGCTCGCGTAGCGATAATTTAATTGCACGAGATTATTGCCTGATGGATTATATTCCAAGCTAGTATTAGCAAGGGAGGTATGATCTAAACGTGTGTCATATTGATAACTACCGCGCCAATTCCATTTCTCGCTGATTTTCCAATTGCTTTCCAATGCCCAAGATGAGGCTCGTCCTGTCGTACTATTTTCTGTTGAGTCATCAATGCGAGAGTTATTGAGATAAATAATTTGTCCAAGAGACAGATTAAAACGTTCTTCCGCCTTGTTGTCGTAGAAACGGGTTGTGCCGCCTAATGTAAATTGGTTTGCAGAAGCAATACGGTCTAAACCACTATAACGACGATCACGGAACAATGAAAAATAATCTTGTTGCAATAAGGCAGAATCATAACCCAATCCCAAGTAATCGGAGTGACGTTTTGACCCAATATTACTTTGATCGCGATAAGGGCGGTATAAATATTGGATATGTGGTTCAATGGTTTGTGTATAGCCATCGATGAAGTGTTCATTACTGGCTAAAACAGATTGGAAATCAACTTTAATTTGTGGAATAACACGATTGACAGAATGCTCAATATCTCTATCGACCCCTGTCCCTGCTTTTTGTTGATAATGTGTAGCATAAAGTTTTGTTTCAATATTTAGGCTACCGTAACGGTTGGCCAAAGGCACAGTCAAACTTGGCTCTAAATGATAACGCCATGCAGTTGGCATGCTTTTACTTGTATTGTCAAAGTGTACCGCTTGAGCAAAGAGTTTAAAATCAGCCCAACCATTGGCTAGCCCATTTTTGTAATAGTTAAAATCGATTTGTGGTAACGCTTTATAAGGACCGATGTTAACATCATCAAAAATTTGATATTGTTTGGCAGAAATAGCAAAATTCCAGTTTGGTTGATAATAGGCTAAACGTG from the [Actinobacillus] rossii genome contains:
- the lptD gene encoding organic solvent tolerance protein; amino-acid sequence: MKKNVYSLLSLAILTALYSNTSVANNRDLHLQCLNGVPQFTGEPVIGDANDQPVYIEADSADIINPSRATYIGDVDLKQGNRHLKAPEIEVTQDGKEDNAQRYAFAKGAFDYQDEQISLKGNDAKIHLNSKNTDIANADYQFVGRQGRGTAETSEMRENYRLLKNATFTSCLPDDDSWSIEANEMKQHIKEEYAEMWHTRFKVAGVPVFYMPYMQLPIGDRRRSGLLIPSAGISSRDGYWYAQPIYWNIAPNYDATFTPKYMSSRGWQLNSEFRYLTHLGSGLIASEYIGKDRYDDYTDENRSRHLFRWLHNASFWENWRFNIDYTRVSDKRYFNDFDSEYGSSTDGYATQSARLAYYQPNWNFAISAKQYQIFDDVNIGPYKALPQIDFNYYKNGLANGWADFKLFAQAVHFDNTSKSMPTAWRYHLEPSLTVPLANRYGSLNIETKLYATHYQQKAGTGVDRDIEHSVNRVIPQIKVDFQSVLASNEHFIDGYTQTIEPHIQYLYRPYRDQSNIGSKRHSDYLGLGYDSALLQQDYFSLFRDRRYSGLDRIASANQFTLGGTTRFYDNKAEERFNLSLGQIIYLNNSRIDDSTENSTTGRASSWALESNWKISEKWNWRGSYQYDTRLDHTSLANTSLEYNPSGNNLVQLNYRYASKDYIDQNLSANRYDQDIQQLGSTKDYIDQNLTSSANRYNQDIQQLGSTVAWELGDKWAVVGRYYHDMALNKPVEQYAGVQYNTCCWSAGIGVRRYLVKESTKRRYADSKDTLYDNSVNFTIKLTGLGRNDHHSGLVDMLDRGMLPYVKPFNL